The window GGGTGATGATCGACCCGAAGGTCGTTCGGCTGGATATGAAAGCCCTACTAGGAAAGAATAGGGTAAACGAGGAAGATCGGAAAGCACTTATTCATGAAATTATAAAAAAAACGGCTTGTCAGAAAATAAATGTTGTAGTACTCGTTGGTGTCGGTAAACTGGGAAAGGCGCTCATGAGCTACGCAGGTTATACTGTATATAACCTTGATATTCTTGCCGGCTTCGACGTTGACCCGAAAGTAATCAAAAAAGGAGCATTCGGAAAACCGGTATACCACTTTGACAGACTAAATGAAATTTGCCGCCGCCTGAACGCAAGAATCGGAGTCATAAC of the uncultured Caproiciproducens sp. genome contains:
- a CDS encoding redox-sensing transcriptional repressor Rex yields the protein MELTNLTAGTMQRLTLYLKYLQDLSPVVRMVTPKMMADGVMIDPKVVRLDMKALLGKNRVNEEDRKALIHEIIKKTACQKINVVVLVGVGKLGKALMSYAGYTVYNLDILAGFDVDPKVIKKGAFGKPVYHFDRLNEICRRLNARIGVITTLGDCAQSACDALVKAGVVAIWNYSSVRLKTSPHVMVYNEDMTYSLRKLAEYAATH